TCGCCTCCAGGGTGTTTCCCACACCGATACCCAGTGCGGTCTCGACAGAAAAGCCGGAAAAAGGCGTTATTGCAAACGCACCGATCTAGATCCCCGGCCAAAACCGGTAACCAAAAACCAGGATCACCCCGAGGGCGATACCAGCAGGAGGCCAAACGGGAGTGACACTGTTCTGAACACCCGGAACCAGCCACAAGCCAAACCAGGCTGCAGCAACATATACCAATGTGAAGGCCGTAACGCCCGCTAAATACTTCAGTGTTACCTTATACATTGACTTAGGAACCTGAATTCGCTTGACCCCAACTATGGGCCTCGCATCGCTGACAGGTCAATGCGGCGGTTACGGACAACTTTCGACCAACTCGCCGACGGCCACCGCGCCGGTGAGGAAGTACCGATCCAGCGCCTCGACCAAGGCGCGCTCCGGCCGCCGGTAAAATATCCCGTAGCCGGCGCCGCGCCGCGCATTCATGCCGCGGAGAGCGAGCCTGAAGTGGCAGCGCCTGAAACCCTACGAGGAATTCGCTGAGATATCGATCGACATTAGGATGGGATCGCCGCTTACTGCAAACCCGAGAACAAAGTTCCGCTGGGTTTCGTTGAAGGGTTGAACAACAAGATCCGAGTCATCCAGCGACGTGCCTCGGACTGCGAGACGAGGAATACCTGCGCCTGAAAGTCCTGACCTGCATGTTGCCGGCGCTCTAAAATGGTCCAAATACACCCACTCGATTTCCAGAAGAGCCATTCAAAATTCTGATAACGATAACCCGCGTACACAGTCGCACCAGAGAGCGGCATCCATGCTAGAGGCTGTGCGTCAGGTGGTGCGAGAAGAATTGAAAGGCAAGGTGGCCTGTCCACGAGCGAACGGACATCAAGCGTTACTGTTTTCATCACGCCACCTCGTTACCATGCCGGTGGTCAGCTTCGGAAATCGGTTCGGGCAGTTCCCAAGCCACGCGCGCCATGAAGATCAAACGAAAAACGCTTTGAGGACGAGTGAGACCACACCCGCAAGTAGCACGCCCAACATCCATTTCAATAAAGTTATCTCCCCTCTCACCTGGGTAATCTCGCCCATCAGTTTGCCCTCGAGGCGCTCCAATTTGGTATCAAATCGCATTTCGAACTCCTTGAGCTCGCGCCTTAAATCCTCCTTGGTAACCAACTCCTTAAAATTAACTTGAATAACCTCCGCGATAGCCTCTGCTTCCGCTTCGGCGTGCTTGTCCGCGACACCGGCGGCCTTGAGCTTATTGCCAAACTTTAGGGTATCGAAGGTAATGGTGGCCATTGGGCCAGTATAAAAAGGGGTAGGAACCTGTCAAGCAGTACCGTGGATGGTTTCCCTGCCACGCTAGCTTTCCCGGCTAGCCTAGCACAGAAGCCAAGATCGGTCGAGCATGAGTCTATTCCAATGCAAGATGAGTCTGAAGGGAGGGCTTATTTCTAATACAAGATGAGTCTGAAGTAAGGCGGCGACTGTTCATGATGGGAGGATGAAGACCATCATGAACGACGGACAATTAGAG
This sequence is a window from Pseudomonadota bacterium. Protein-coding genes within it:
- a CDS encoding DUF1640 domain-containing protein — its product is MATITFDTLKFGNKLKAAGVADKHAEAEAEAIAEVIQVNFKELVTKEDLRRELKEFEMRFDTKLERLEGKLMGEITQVRGEITLLKWMLGVLLAGVVSLVLKAFFV